Proteins from a genomic interval of Trichoderma breve strain T069 chromosome 2, whole genome shotgun sequence:
- a CDS encoding ABC transporter domain-containing protein, with protein sequence MAFHVDISFFLSFTLVTSLAFIALGTYRLWALRHEPVKVKANWLAVIKPLVALTLPAILLVDLALNLSERHKEWLEIVSRSASLIASVVLVWLSVAEHKRSIRPSTLTVLYLLLTCAWDAFALTYPGFSEIRDGGRTNAALVAGFASRLAILTLESQEKQSILNPKYSNSSPEETAGLISSLLFWWMNGLLSRGNRSILRGSQLPPLGSRLEAERLRRDILPSWDSRSKPETILTLPKVLLRSLSGPFLSATFPRLGLVAFRCCQPILIEKAVRFVQGYTKEDDINEGYWLIVVAIVVYLGQTFSSSIYFHRLNKLELMIRGCLTTLIYNKTLAIGSHVSDTGKVLTIMSTDVNGAAEAGKMFHEAWAKLFELVLGIILLVREVKWLAPLPFVIIIFCSQISRYVAKNIRSRQKGWNMATQRRISALSSILGSMKSVKALGISGAMMDYVEKLRQDEINSSKRVRWMNAIYNASANALGIFAPAATIVVYAIVARLQGSQLSVSTAFTTVAILALVTEPANMIMTIVPNAVATSANFERIQAYLLESPRTDKRRVVPRPADALGADTIEAAVALNGVTVESASTKETLLDDINLVLHRGSITTCSGPVGSGKSILARVILGELAPAEGTIAVSSASIGFCDQQAWLPTGKVKQIVCGFSTAIDTERYNAAIRACCLDHDLGTFPEGDETIVGSRGINLSGGQRQRLALARLVYSLHDIVVLDDPFSALDGNTENTVVDNLLGTNGWFKENNTAVFLVTNSAQHFHVADEILVLEKGRIASRGSWDALRSSLSELSKFTFTETAKKPEAALKATKRTSPSNADAEEDLYRKTGDFSLYSYYFKAAGVMNVVMLLGCSAGYSFGMFFPQYLLKWWTEGSPDKSTYYMIGYLSLALLAWVATNGSTWSTNIMLAPRSGAVLHQSLLRTIFGAPLLVFSTTDIGVILNRFSQDISYVDRQLPFALITICTQIFKISGQLVLIINIQRWLALSLPICVVAIYLIQRLYLRTSRQLRVLELEYQSSLYQWFLETAEGVVTIRSFGWSFAAEQKSLDALNWSLRPRYALMCVQRWLSLVLNLMVNGIAIALIALAVKWRGTTTGGDIGAALNLILVASTTLVRLVESWTSLEVALGAIARLRNVELFTPREDLPGEDLVTYAGWPTKGEAHIADLDAAYSSDHQILHNVNLDIQAGQKLVICGRTGSGKSTVLAVLLRLIDGTGVVNVDGQDLLRTPRSIVRQKCFITITQEPFLIPQATLRFNLDPHSIVSDEILRMALQKVGIWSALSSRSDTPAEVLNSEFSTLPVLSVGQQQLLAMARAIVRKHALAKSDYPGADTPKPILLLDEATSSLDSATEAAIYDVLESEFIQEGYTAVIVAHRLSGLVGRMRPEKDMVAWVADGRVVKVGRYEDAITFADSE encoded by the exons ATGGCATTTCATGTTGACAtatccttcttcctctcatTTACTTTGGTAACTTCGCTTGCATTCATCGCTCTTGGCACGTATCGGCTGTGGGCTCTGCGTCATGAGCCGGTCAAAGTAAAGGCGAATTGGCTCGCCGTCATTAAACCC CTCGTAGCTTTGACTCTACCCGCAATATTGCTTGTTGATTTGGCACTGAATCTGTCAGAGAGACATAAAGAGTGGCTGGAAATTGTGTCGCGAAGTGCATCCTTGATTGCGTCTGTTGTTTTGGTCTGGCTATCCGTGGCAGAGCACAAGCGTTCCATTCGCCCTTCTACTCTCACAGTGCTCTATCTACTGCTCACCTGTGCTTGGGATGCCTTTGCGTTGACGTACCCCGGCTTCTCTGAGATTCGAGATGGCGGTAGAACCAATGCGGCCTTGGTGGCAGGGTTTGCGTCTCGGCTCGCCATATTGACTCTCGAGTCTCAAGAAAAACAGTCCATTTTGAACCCAAAGTATAGCAATAGTTCCCCAGAAGAAACTGCTGGATTGATTAGCTCTCTGCTTTTCTGGTGGATGAATGGACTGTTGAGTCGAGGAAACAGGAGCATCTTGCGCGGTAGTCAGCTACCGCCTCTGGGCAGTAGACTGGAAGCTGAGCGCCTGCGCCGGGATATCTTGCCGTCATGGGATAGCAGAT CAAAACCTGAAACCATCTTGACGTTGCCGAAAGTCTTGCTGCGGAGCCTTTCAGGGCCCTTTCTTTCCGCCACTTTCCCGCGCCTAGGCCTCGTCGCTTTCAGATGCTGTCAGCCTATACTCATTGAAAAAGCCGTTCGGTTTGTTCAAGGATATACAAAAGAAGACGATATCAATGAGGGATATTGGTTGATAGTGGTGGCCATTGTTGTCTACTTGGGCCAGACG TTTTCATCATCGATATATTTCCATCGTCTCAACAAGCTCGAATTAATGATTCGCGGGTGTCTCACGACGCTAATCTACAACAAAACGTTGGCCATCGGCTCGCACGTTTCCGATACGGGGAAAGTATTAACCATCATGAGCACCGACGTAAATGGCGCAGCCGAAGCAGGCAAGATGTTTCACGAAGCCTGGGCTAAGCTCTTTGAGCTTGTGCTTGGCATAATCCTTCTGGTTCGAGAAGTCAAATGGCTTGCTCCGCTCCCTTTCGTCATCATTATTT TTTGCTCTCAGATAAGCCGTTATGTGGCGAAAAACATTCGTTCCAGGCAAAAGGGCTGGAATATGGCCACCCAGCGACGGATATCGGCCCTCAGTTCGATCCTCGGGTCGATGAAAAGCGTCAAGGCTCTTGGAATATCAGGAGCGATGATGGACTATGTTGAAAAGCTGCGACAAGACGAGATTAACAGCTCAAAGAGAGTTCGCTGGATGAATGCTATTTATAACGCGAGTG CAAACGCTCTTGGAATCTTTGCGCCGGCAGCCACCATTGTTGTATATGCCATTGTGGCTCGCCTTCAAGGCTCACAATTGAGTGTCAGCACTGCATTCACGACTGTTGCCATCTTGGCGCTCGTGACTGAACCTGCAAACATGATCATGACGATTGTGCCCAACGCTGTTGCAACCTCGGCCAATTTTGAAAGGATCCAAGCGTATCTACTTGAGTCGCCTCGTACAGACAAGCGCCGTGTTGTGCCACGGCCTGCGGACGCATTGGGAGCAGATACCATAGAAGCCGCCGTAGCTCTTAATGGAGTAACAGTGGAATCAGCATCGACAAAAGAGACACTTCTGGACGATATCAATTTGGTGCTTCACCGAGGATCTATAACTACATGCTCTGGACCTGTTGGAAGCGGTAAATCAATACTTGCTAGAGTGATATTAGGTGAACTTGCGCCAGCTGAAGGCACTATTGCAGTCTCTTCAGCATCTATAGGATTCTGCGACCAACAGGCCTGGCTACCAACCGGCAAAGTCAAGCAGATTGTATGCGGATTTTCCACAGCCATTGATACGGAGAGATATAATGCTGCCATTCGTGCTTGTTGCCTCGATCATGATTTGGGCACTTTCCCTGAAGGCGATGAAACCATTGTTGGCAGCCGGGGGATCAATCTTTCAGGCGGACAAAGACAGAGACTG gCCCTTGCGCGTTTAGTATACTCTCTTCACGACATTGTGGTATTAGACGATCCTTTTAGCGCCTTAGATGGCAACACAGAGAACACGGTTGTGGATAATTTGCTTGGAACAAATGGATGGTTCAAGGAGAACAACACGGCGGTGTTTTTGGTTACAAACTCCG CCCAGCATTTCCACGTTGCAGACGAGATACTGGTTCTCGAAAAAGGTCGCATAGCATCGCGAGGATCATGGGATGCGTTGAGGTCTTCCTTATCCGAACTATCCAAGTTCACATTTACAGAAACAGCGAAGAAACCCGAGGCTGCTCTCAAGGCCACTAAGAGGACGTCGCCGTCTAACGCGGACGCCGAGGAGGATCTATATCGGAAAACGGGCGACTTCTCGCTTTATT CATACTATTTCAAAGCTGCTGGTGTAATGAATGTGGTTATGTTGCTTGGATGTTCGGCAGGATATTCCTTTGGAATGTTCTTTCCGCAGTATCTACTAAAGTGGTGGACAGAAGGTTCCCCAGACAAGTCGACTTATTACATGATTGGCTATCTGTCGCTCGCCCTTCTTGCTTGGGTCGCAACAAATGGCAGCACATG GAGTACAAACATCATGCTAGCCCCGAGGTCTGGTGCGGTGCTGCACCAATCTCTTCTTCGGACGATATTTGG TGCACCGCTTTTGGTCTTTTCCACTACAGACATTGGTGTTATTCTTAACAG GTTCAGTCAAGATATATCCTATGTGGATAGACAACTGCCATTTGCCTTGATAACTATCTGTACTC AAATCTTTAAGATATCAGGCCAGCTTGTGCTAATCATCAATATTCAGAGATGGCTCGCTCTCAGCCTTCCTATTTGCGTCGTTGCCATCTATCTCATACAGAGACTCTACCTTAGGACCTCTCGCCAACTGCGAGTCCTCGAGCTTGAGTATCAGTCATCCCTCTACCAGTGGTTTTTAGAAACAGCAGAAGGTGTCGTCACGATACGGTCTTTTGGCTGGTCTTTTGCAGCTGAACAGAAGAGTCTTGATGCGCTGAACTGGTCCCTTCGACCGCGTTATGCTCTCATGTGCGTTCAGCGGTGGCTGAGTCTGGTTCTTAACTTGATGGTGAACGGCATTGCGATTGCATTGATTGCTCTTGCTGTGAAATGGAGGGGGACTACGACGGGGGGAGATATCGGCGCAGCGCTCAATTTAATTCTGGTCGCCAGCACGACCTTGGTGCGGCTGGTGGAGTCTTGGACATCTCTTGAGGTGGCACTCGGTGCAATCGCACGACTTAGAAACGTGGAGCTGTTTACTCCTCGGGAGGATTTACCCGGAGAGGATCTTGTGACGTATGCTGGGTGGCCGACTAAGGGAGAAGCTCACATTGCAGATCTCGATGCTGCATATAG CTCTGATCATCAAATCTTGCACAACGTCAACCTCGATATTCAGGCTGGCCAAAAGCTCGTTATTTGCGGCCGAACTGGCAG TGGAAAGAGTACAGTCCTCGCTGTTCTGCTGCGCTTGATTGATGGTACTGGAGTAGTCAATGTGGACGGACAAGACCTGCTTCGCACCCCTAGGTCAATTGTGCGGCAGAAATGCTTCATAACCATCACTCAAGAGCCATTCTTGATACCTCAAGCTACCTTGCGATTCAACCTGGACCCCCATTCCATCGTTTCTGATGAAATACTTCGGATGGCCCTCCAAAAGGTCGGCATCTGGTCGGCGCTTTCGAGCAGGAGTGACACACCAGCAGAAGTACTGAACAGTGAATTTTCCACACTGCCCGTGTTATCAGTGGGACAGCAACAGCTGCTTGCTATGGCTCGTGCCATAGTCCGTAAGCACGCTTTAGCTAAGTCGGATTATCCTGGTGCTGATACGCCTAAGCCGATTCTCCTCTTGGACGAGGCTACTTCGTCGCTCGACTCAGCTACAGAGGCAGCTATTTATGATGTTTTGGAGAGTGAATTTATCCAGGAAGGATATACGGCAGTCATTGTAGCTCATCGACTGAGCGGACTCGTGGGAAGAATGAGACCAGAGAAGGATATGGTTGCTTGGGTCGCGGATGGGAGAGTCGTTAAGGTTGGTCGGTATGAGGACGCCATCACGTTTGCGGACTCGGAGTAG
- a CDS encoding aldehyde dehydrogenase family domain-containing protein, which yields MATPETKLFINGEFVPSVSGKTFPIFNPTTEEKITDVFEADAADVDAAVTAAENAFPAWKSLSAHDRINKCLKFAELIERDQFEIAKLDAENIGMPVSVNHLFIQRAIRDIKHTSGLAHDPYGVCAAILAWNAPVVIFTAKVIPCIVAGNTIIVKSSEKAPLSSLKLGALAAEAGFPPGVINVLSGFGHTVGAALSSHMKIRKLTFTGSTRAGKLIQEAAAKSNLKSVALEMGGKNPLIVFPDCDIEETAGSAAASLKFNSGQICVSNSRIYVHKDIFQKFLKAFSEKFVETKFGSPLEPTTFFGPQADKLQFDQISKFIEQAKSAGANLVTGGSRATSKGYYIQPTVFAQVPANAEILHEEIFGPVAVVQEFETEYEVIAECNKTEYGLHAGLYTRDISRACRVATALETGVVTVNSGGSVGAYDMPFGGWKQSGNGRELGKLGLEEFYEIKTVIITL from the exons ATGGCCACTCCAGAAACAAAACTCTTCATTAACGGCGAATTCGTGCCCAGCGTTTCTGGCAAGACATTCCCAATCTTCAATCCTACAACCGAAGAAAAGATCACCGACGTTTTTGAAGCCGATGCTGCCGACGTTGATGCTGCCGTCACTGCTGCAGAAAACGCATTTCCGGCTTGGAAGAGTCTCTCCGCACATGACCGTATCAATAAGTGCTTGAAATTTGCCGAGCTTATCGAGAGAGATCAATTCGAGATCGCCAAACTCGATGCTGAGAATATCGGCATGCCCGTGTCGGTGAATCATCTTTTCATTCAGAGAGCAATTCGAGACATCAAGCATACATCTGGATTAGCCCACGAT CCTTATGGGGTGTGTGCTGCCATTCTCGCTTGGAACGCACCAGTCGTGATATTCACCGCCAAAGTCATTCCATGTATAGTGGCAGGCAACACAATCATCGTCAAGTCATCGGAGAAagcccctctctcctctctcaaaCTGGGCGCACTGGCAGCCGAGGCTGGATTCCCTCCGGGAGTTATCAATGTACTTTCTGGATTCGGCCATACTGTTGGcgcagccttgtccagccATATGAAGATTCGCAAGCTTACATTTACCGGCTCTACTCGTGCAGGCAAGCTCATTCAAGAGGCAGCCGCAAAGTCGAATCTAAAATCCGTTGCACTTGAAATGGGAGGCAAGAATCCACTAATCGTATTCCCCGACTGCGACATTGAAGAGACCGCgggctctgctgctgccagctTGAAGTTTAATTCGGGCCAGATCTGTGTCTCAAATTCACGAATCTATGTCCATAAAGACATATTCCAAAAGTTCCTCAAAGCCTTCAGTGAAAAGTTCGTGGAGACCAAGTTTGGAAGCCCGCTGGAGCCCACCACCTTTTTCGGTCCGCAAGCCGACAAACTGCAATTTGACCAGATATCAAAATTCATTGAACAGGCTAAATCTGCAGGTGCAAATCTAGTTACTGGCGGTAGCCGTGCCACAAGCAAGGGATATTATATCCAGCCAACAGTCTTTGCACAAGTCCCCGCCAACGCCGAAATTTTACATGAGGAAATCTTTGGCCCAGTAGCTGTGGTTCAAGAGTTTGAGACAGAATATGAGGTGATTGCAGAGTGTAATAAGACGGAGTATGGCCTGCACGCTGGCCTTTACACCAGAGACATATCGCGCGCATGTCGAGTAGCCACAGCATTGGAGACTGGAGTCGTCACAGTGAACTCTGGTGGCAGCGTTGGCGCCTATGACATGCCTTTTGGCGGCTGGAAACAGTCCGGTAATGGCAGAGAATTGGGCAAGTTGGGGCTTGAAGAATTTTATGAGATTAAAACAGTTATAATCACGTTGTAG
- a CDS encoding aldehyde dehydrogenase family domain-containing protein codes for MSKSYLLWVGGSEVAGTGDLIPVENPARMNVFAECHSASHKDVDDTVQLAHSVFKSGVWSKAPRHTRADVLDKAAELLTSNLATLIPLEVEQTGRAIREMQAQVPSLVRWFRYYAAVLRTEERPVLPTMGKLHNWLDRVPLGVVVQITPFNHPLLIAVKKLAPALAAGNSVILKPSELTPLTSLLLGPILKEAGLPDGVFNVLPGLGGTTGRALVSHSLVRKVDITGGTVAGRAIGSIVGNNLARFTAELGGKAPLIIFDKANIDLAVNGVAFGSFIASGQTCVAATRIIVHKSILATVEERLAHKAESIARRMGSPTNPKSSMGPLISSRQLGNVVKLVDDAVTNGAKIVCGGYFFPPTILASGPACDITKTNIWREEAFGPVILLVGFESEQEALELANDSEFGLGAALWTDDLSQAFRVSEQIESGIVWVNTHHRNDPSSPWGGASSASGVGSENGVEAYYAYTTTKSIIVNYASSDEAVADDWFREDGVQVRYG; via the exons ATGTCAAAATCCTATTTACTGTGGGTTGGGGGAAGTGAAGTGGCTGGTACTGGTGATCT GATACCAGTTGAGAACCCAGCAAGAATGAACGTATTCGCAGA ATGTCATTCTGCATCACACAAAGACGTAGATGATACCGTCCAACTTGCTCATAGTGTCTTCAAATCTGGGGTTTGGTCCAAAGCGCCACGGCATACGCGAGCAGACGTGCTAGACAAGGCTGCCGAGCTTCTCACTTCAAATCTCGCCACACTGATACCCTTAGAGGTTGAGCAGACGGGACGCGCAATCCGAGAGATGCAAGCTCAAGTTCCATCTCTCGTTCGATGGTTCCGCTACTACGCTGCCGTTCTCCGTACTGAAGAGCGCCCTGTCCTGCCAACGATGGGAAAGCTACACAACTGGCTGGATCGGGTGCCACTTGGCGTCGTTGTTCAGATCACACCGTTTAATCACCCGCTTCTCATTGCAGTCAAAAAACTTGCACCCGCTTTGGCCGCTGGAAATAGCGTTATATTGAAGCCGAGCGAGCTTACACCGCTGACTAGCTTGCTGCTGGGACCAATCTTGAAAGAAGCAGGACTGCCAGATGGTGTCTTCAACGTGTTACCTGGCCTCGGAGGTACGACCGGACGCGCGCTTGTGAGCCACTCTCTTGTGCGGAAAGTAGACATCACTGGAGGAACAGTTGCTGGAAGAGCGATTGGCTCTATTGTTGGTAATAATTTGGCACGGTTCACCGCGGAACTGGGAGGAAAGGCACCCTTAATCATATTCGACAAGGCGAACATTGACCTGGCCGTCAATGGCGTTGCTTTTGGATCGTTCATCGCAAGCGGCCAGACCTGTGTTGCAGCAACTCGAATCATTGTTCACAAGAGTATCTTGGCCACTGTGGAGGAGAGACTCGCCCACAAAGCTGAATCAATAGCGCGACGGATGGGCTCGCCTACAAATCCCAAATCTTCTATGGGCCCTCTCATCTCGTCTAGGCAACTTGGCAATGTCGTGAAACttgtggatgatgctgttACCAATGGCGCGAAAATTGTTTGCGGCG GTTATTTCTTCCCTCCAACAATTTTGGCTTCTGGACCAGCGTGCGACATTACTAAGACGAATATCTGGCGCGAGGAGGCCTTTGGGCCTGTCATTCTTTTGGTTGGATTCGAAAGCGAGCAAGAAGCTCTGGAGCTGGCCAACGATAGCGAGTTTGGCCTAGGAGCGGCGTTGTGGACTGATGATCTGAGCCAAGCTTTCAGAGTATCTGAACAGATTGAGTCCGGAATAGTTTGGGTCAACACGCACCATCGAAATGATCCGAGCAGTCCGTGGGGAGGAGCTTCTAGCGCAAGCGGAGTTGGAAGTGAGAATGGTGTCGAGGCATATTATGCATAtacgacgacgaagagcaTCATTGTTAACTATGCTTCCAGTGATGAAGCCGTAGCGGATGACTGGTTtagagaagatggcgtcCAAGTACGTTATGGATGA
- a CDS encoding carboxylesterase family domain-containing protein encodes MVAQSLLVSTLLLSIAGAVQETVDVGYSVYKGQALPNGVSQWLGIRYAAPPLGELRFAPPQDPLRTEGIQDATQHGKYCLATGGTPTAKSTSEDCLFLDVQAPTRATAHSKLPVFLYIQGGGFNLNSNPNTNASGLIINSGYDIVVVSLNYRVGPYGFMTDSNKILPNNGLRDQRKVLEWVQKYISRFGGDPKHVTLGGSSAGAASVTYHLTANNGINRGLFNAAIAESPSFATTLTVAQSQYMYTQFATRVGCVGKDNLACMRNKTAVELQTQNFNIPLPGAANPPNYMWLPVLDQEFVQDFTYRVFQQGRFIKVPTIYGDDTNGGTKFAPKDTATLQQSNSYVLDQYPVLTLEMLGQINEMYPNPNTSCPAVGCYWRHASNVYQEARYMCPGMYISSVVNKHGKDSWVYRWNVEDPDQVASGLGVPHTVELNALWGANYVDSAPASYQDGQINAAASPTMQHYWLNFIKYYNPNGKSIYFTSKYPQWKAWSDRAQSRLTFQTGGKAEMIPVDSGLKQRCDFWTNNGIALTM; translated from the exons ATGGTGGCACAAAGTCTTCTCGTCTCCACTCTCCTGCTATCAATAGCGGGAGCTGTCCAGGAAACTGTGGATGTTGGATACTCTGTGTATAAGGGACAGGCACTTCCAAATGGCGTGAGCCAATGGCTGGGGATTAGATATGCTGCACCGCCATTGGGCGAGTTGCGGTTTGCGCCTCCACAAGATCCTCTCCGTACGGAAGGTATTCAAGACGCTACTCAG CATGGGAAATACTGTCTTGCGACTGGTGGTACGCCCACAGCCAAGTCTACGTCAGAAGACTGTTTGTTCTTAGACGTCCAGGCCCCGACTCGAGCCACAGCTCACTCGAAACTCCCTGTTTTTCTTTATATTCAAGGCGGTGgcttcaacctcaactcGAATCCCAACACCAATGCCTCTGGCCTGATCATCAACAGCGGCTACGATATCGTAGTTGTGAGCCTCAACTACCGTGTTGGCCCGTACGGCTTCATGACAGACAGTAATAAAATTCTCCCCAACAACGGCCTTCGTGACCAACGCAAGGTATTGGAATGGGTGCAGAAATACATCTCCCGGTTTGGTGGCGACCCGAAACACGTCACTCTGGGAGGAAGCAGTGCTGGCGCCGCCAGTGTTACATACCACCTGACTGCCAATAATGGGATCAACCGAGGGCTTTTCAATGCTGCAATCGCAGAGTCCCCATCGTTCGCCACGACTCTCACGGTGGCTCAATctcaatacatgtacactCAGTTTGCAACTCGTGTAGGTTGTGTCGGCAAAGACAACCTCGCTTGCATGCGCAATAAGACGGCGGTGGAGCTTCAGACACAAAATTTTAATATTCCTCTTCCTGGAGCGGCTAACCCACCCAACTATATGTGGCTCCCTGTTCTGGATCAAGAATTCGTACAGGACTTTACATACAGAGTGTTCCAACAAGGAAGGTTTATCAAGGTACCTACCATCTATGGCGATGATACCAACGGAGGGACCAAGTTTGCCCCCAAAGATACCGCCACCCTCCAGCAGAGCAACAGTTATGTATTGGATCAGTATCCTGTACTCACTTTGGAGATGCTTGGACAGATCAACGAGATGTATCCCAACCCGAATACAAGCTGTCCTGCAGTTGGCTGCTACTGGAGACACGCCAGCAATGTATACCAGGAGGCTCGTTACATGTGTCCGGGCATGTATATCAGCTCTGTCGTGAACAAACATGGAAAGGATTCTTGGGTTTATCGATGGAATGTCGAGGATCCTGATCAAGTGGCCTCTGGATTGGGTGTGCCTCACACCGTCGAACTGAACGCTCTCTGGGGCGCCAACTACGTTGACAGTGCGCCGGCGAGTTATCAGGATGGCCAGATCAACGCTGCTGCTTCGCCTACAATGCAGCACTACTGGCTCAACTTTATCAAATACTACAACCCCAATGGCAAAAGCATCTATTTTACCAGCAAATACCCCCAATGGAAGGCGTGGTCTGACAGGGCTCAAAGTCGTCTCACGTTCCAGACTGGAGGCAAGGCGGAGATGATCCCCGTTGACTCAGGCTTGAAACAGCGGTGTGATTTCTGGACGAATAATGGTATCGCATTGACAATGTGA
- a CDS encoding glycosyl hydrolases family 43 domain-containing protein, which translates to MPLVRNPILPGFNADPSIVRVGTDYYIATSTFEWYPGVQIHHSKDLANWDLVVRPLSRRSQIDLRDVKRKDGSFKDTHNYIVTAPAIEGPWSDPIYANSSGFDPSLYHDDDGRKWFVNMTQDHRGRPRTFSGIALQEFDPVQRKLVGPRKIIFYGTELDLVEGPHLYKRNGWYYLLTAEGGTGYTHAATLARSRSIWGPYELHPQKYIVSSRDHPFAALQRAGHADFVDTPDGKTYLVHLSGRPIGQKRRCVLGRETALQEAYWGEDDWLYVKNGPVPSLDVEVPGTRDEEAYWKEIRYDFQDGLHKDFQWLRTPEPERLFAFENGKLVLTGRESIGSWYEQSLVARRQTHFSFDAETVVDFSPEDERQFAGLTLYYCRYNFFYLAVSAHSDGQREIQIMRSEASWPDEGKVKLVATIRGSELQFYYALVAGDGQQQGELQKIGPVLDASIVSDECGGHQAHGSFTGSFVGVACSDLNGTEKKATFDYFVYRPAHDATDRYAV; encoded by the exons ATGCCATTGGTTCGCAATCCCATCTTACCAGGGTTCAATGCTGACCCTTCCATTGTAAGGGTCGGCACGGACTATTACATCGCCACATCGACATTTGAGTGGTATCCAGGGGTTCAGATACACCATTCCAAGGACCTGGCAAACTGGGACCTTGTTGTGCGGCCGCTGAGCCGGCGGAGTCAGATCGACTTGCGCG ATGTGAAGCGCAAGGATGGTTCGTTCAAGGACACGCACAACTACATTGTGACGGCGCCCGCGATTGAAGGCCCCTGGTCTGATCCCATCTACGCCAACTCGTCCGGTTTCGACCCTTCTCTATACCacgacgatgatggccgCAAGTGGTTCGTCAACATGACCCAGGATCACCGAGGGAGGCCGAGAACGTTTTCGGGAATTGCACTGCAAGAATTCGATCCGGTCCAACGCAAGCTAGTCGGCCCTAGGAAGATTATCTTCTACGGCACAGAACTCGACTTAGTAGAGGGCCCCCATCTGTATAAGAGAAACGGATGGTACTATCTCTTGACGGCTGAAGGTGGCACGGGATATACCCATGCCGCGACGCTTGCACGATCGAGAAGTATCTGGGGCCCCTATGAGCTTCATCCGCAAAAGTATATCGTATCCTCCAGGGACCACCCGTTTGCGGCACTTCAGAGAGCTGGGCACGCCGATTTCGTAGACACTCCCGATGGAAAGACTTATCTGGTGCATCTTTCCGGTCGACCAATTGGACAGAAGCGGAGGTGCGTATTGGGACGAGAGACGGCTTTGCAGGAAGCATACTGGGGTGAAGACGACTGGCTGTACGTCAAAAATGGCCCGGTTCCGTCGTTGGATGTTGAAGTACCAGGAACACGAGATGAGGAAGCCTACTGGAAGGAGATACGATATGATTTCCAGGACGGGCTTCATAAAGACTTCCAATGGCTGCGGACGCCAGAGCCGGAGAGGCTGTTCGCATTCGAGAATGGCAAGCTTGTGCTTACGGGAAGGGAGTCCATTGGCTCCTGGTACGAGCAGTCTCTAGTGGCTCGGAGGCAGACGCACTTTTCTTTCGACGCTGAAACGGTTGTCGACTTTTCGCCCGAAGACGAGCGCCAGTTTGCTGGTTTGACGCTGTACTACTGCCGGTACAATTTCTTCTATCTCGCAGTGTCAGCACATTCAGACGGCCAGCGTGAAATCCAGATTATGAGATCAGAGGCATCCTGGCCCGATG AGGGAAAAGTCAAGCTGGTGGCCACAATTCGCGGGAGTGAGCTGCAATTCTATTACGCTCTTGTTGCCGGCGACGGCCAACAACAAGGAGAGTTACAGAAGATTGGACCTGTGCTGGACGCCTCGATTGTGTCGGATGAGTGTGGTGGACACCAGGCCCATGGGAGCTTCACCGGGTCTTTTGTCGGCGTTGCTTGCTCGGATTTGAATgggacggagaagaaggccacATTTGACTATTTCGTGTATCGTCCTGCGCATGATGCGACTGATCGATACGCAGTCTAG